One Alosa alosa isolate M-15738 ecotype Scorff River chromosome 22, AALO_Geno_1.1, whole genome shotgun sequence DNA segment encodes these proteins:
- the LOC125287210 gene encoding glutamine-rich protein 2-like, producing the protein MEGLSASQRWWRQWWRALASLSRAAEGSHRVHYPQRRYTRLQNITHLIQAEDEESISTLRIQPEEVDILGLDGHIYKGRLNTLSSRPIKSLEQRLPVINPKEGKGTMKHKLTVSPKNAGDLGRVTPIRPQSAKTQRCRSASSTTTKDRPLSSIGCGSRDTDQPQRPLQLTVISPNQRTSR; encoded by the exons atggagggat TGAGCGCATCCCAGAGGTGGTGGAGGCAGTGGTGGCGGgccctggcctctctctctcgagcTGCCGAGGGAAGTCACCGGGTGCATTACCCGCAGCGGCGATACACACGCCTGCAGAACATCACACACCTCATCCAGGCCGAGGACGAGGAGAGCATCAGCACGCTGCGCatccag ccagaGGAGGTGGATATTCTAGGACTGGATGGTCACATCTATAAGGGTCGTTTGAACACGCTGAGCTCACGCCCCATCAAGAGCCTCGAACAGAGACTCCCCGTCATCAACCCAAAAGAAG gtaaagGCACTATGAAACACAAGTTGACGGTGTCTCCTAAGAATGCTGGAGATCTGGGCCGAGTGACGCCCATTAGACCTCAGAGTGCCAAAACTCAACGCTGCCGCTCAg CCTCCAGCACCACTACGAAGGACcgccccctctcctccattggctGCGGGTCACGAGACACGGACCAACCACAGCGCCCCCTGCAGCTGACCGTGATCTCACCCAATCAGAGGACGAGCCGGTGA
- the foxj1a gene encoding forkhead box protein J1-A — protein MLSMSCVDPWPEGSIGLEEEVVTAAAQAEELDQNPSPTQSGPAWSSSAQDIAPCCPGGGTAPSSISSSLCLDDSLTSLQWLQEFSIVSAPHVALSSHHQGPLVGIDAPSSPLAGDPATTIGTPLTPGKPTAASFYRAPLPCLVTHGHCPDEVDYKSNPHVKPPYSYATLICMAMQASQKAKITLSCIYSWITDNFCYFRHADPTWQNSIRHNLSLNKCFIKVPRQKDEPGKGGFWKIDPQYAERLLSGAYKKRRMPPVRINPALQARLRLPATSTAATSDPATSDPTTSGGGLPGVLSVSPESQLLLQEFEEATTGLGRTRDPHLTEAAVLWGTGRGVSGGVGGAGGPRGRKRKQLGGARTSSKAPRRSSSPLLSTEEQRELGALKGSFDWDALLDSALNGELSLDEGGPLSPIPPHHHDQRHDDHQELAVHGTHIGLGPLQAGGGTAASDGPRGVVGGVGDLEEETYLATAFLQDPWPEEEEVDGGATRVDFLCSSTVNIEQLFDLGDSLGGDISSKIESLL, from the exons ATGTTGTCCATGAGCTGTGTGGACCCCTGGCCTGAGGGCTCCATAGGCCTGGAGGAGGAAGTGGTCACTGCAGCCGCCCAGGCGGAGGAGCTGGATCAGAACCCGAGCCCAACCCAGAGCGGCCCGGCCTGGAGCTCCAGCGCCCAGGACATCGCCCCCTGCTGCCCCGGAGGAGGCACAGCGcccagctccatctccagctCGCTGTGTCTGGACGACAGCCTGACCAGCCTGCAGTGGCTGCAGGAGTTCTCCATCGTGAGCGCGCCGCACGTCGCTCTCTCCTCCCACCACCAGGGGCCACTAGTGGGCATCGACGCGCCCTCCTCGCCGCTGGCCGGTGACCCTGCCACCACCATTGGCACCCCGCTCACCCCTGGCAAGCCCACGGCGGCGTCCTTCTACCGGGCGCCCCTGCCCTGCCTGGTGACCCACGGGCACTGCCCGGACGAGGTGGACTACAAGAGCAACCCGCACGTGAAGCCGCCGTACTCGTACGCCACACTCATCTGCATGGCCATGCAGGCCAGCCAGAAGGCCAAGATCACGCTGTCCTGCATCTACAGCTGGATCACCGACAACTTCTGCTACTTCAGGCACGCGGACCCCACCTggcag AACTCCATAAGGCACAACCTGTCGCTGAACAAGTGCTTCATCAAGGTGCCGCGGCAGAAGGACGAGCCGGGGAAGGGCGGCTTCTGGAAGATCGACCCGCAGTATGCCGAGCGCCTGCTGAGCGGCGCCTACAAGAAGCGCCGCATGCCGCCCGTACGGATCAACCCCGCGCTGCAGGCCAGGCTGCGTCTGCCCGCGACCTCCACCGCCGCCACCTCCGACCCCGCGACCTCTGACCCCACGACCTCCGGCGGAGGGCTTCCGGGGGTGCTGAGCGTGAGCCCTGAGTCCCAGCTGCTTCTGCAGGAGTTCGAGGAGGCGACGACGGGCCTGGGCCGGACCCGGGACCCGCACCTGACGGAGGCAGCCGTACTCTGGGGGACGGGCCGAGGGGTCAGCGGCGGCGTCGGAGGGGCGGGAGGGCCGCGGGGGCGGAAGAGGAAGCAGCTGGGCGGGGCCAGGACGTCATCCAAAGCCCCTCGCCGCTCCAGCTCGCCGCTGCTGTCCACGGAGGAACAGCGCGAACTGGGCGCGCTCAAGGGCAGCTTCGACTGGGACGCCCTGCTCGACTCCGCCCTCAACGGCGAGCTCAGCCTGGACGAAGGGGGGCCGCTCAGCCCcatacccccccaccaccacgaCCAGCGCCATGACGACCACCAGGAGCTCGCCGTGCACGGCACGCACATTGGCCTCGGCCCCCTGCAGGCTGGCGGCGGGACTGCGGCCAGCGACGGACCCCGAGGGGTCGTCGGGGGCGTCGGGGACCTGGAGGAGGAGACGTACCTGGCCACGGCCTTCCTGCAGGACCCCTGGCccgaggaagaggaagtggatGGCGGGGCCACCAGGGTGGACTTCCTGTGCAGCTCCACGGTCAACATCGAGCAGCTGTTCGACCTGGGTGACTCGCTTGGAGGAGACATCAGCAGCAAGATCGAGTCTTTGctctga
- the ubald2 gene encoding LOW QUALITY PROTEIN: UBA-like domain-containing protein 2 (The sequence of the model RefSeq protein was modified relative to this genomic sequence to represent the inferred CDS: deleted 1 base in 1 codon): MSVNMDELRHQVMINQFVLTAGCAADQAKQLLQAAHWQFETALSSFFQETNIPGHHHQMMVTPRNRPAAPPSGAIAMFAGSSSSCSSSSSSSLLHPRHKVARVMACSPPTGGFFWASSPPGNHPQPAWLAPASPHPHHTHTHTHHRHQQPSWPPVSQPGPAQAVPIMSALHGQR; encoded by the exons ATGTCGGTAAACATGGACGAACTCAGGCATCAAGTAATGATCAATCAGTTTGTTTTGACTGCCGGTTGTGCCGCTGATCAAGCTAAGCAGCTTCTCCAAGCGGCGCATTGGCAATTCGAG actgcCTTGAGCTCCTTCTTCCAGGAGACGAACATCCCTGGCCACCATCACCAGATG atGGTCACTCCTCGGAACCGCCCGGCCGCC CCGCCTTCGGGCGCCATCGCCATGTTCGCCGGCTCGTCGTCGTCCTgctcctcgtcctcgtcctcgtccCTGCTCCACCCGCGCCACAAGGTGGCGCGTGTTATGGCCTGCTCTCCTCCCACCGGGGGCTTCTTCTGGGCCTCGTCCCCCCCAGGGAACCACCCGCAGCCCGCCTGGCTAGCCCCGGCCTCCCCTCACccgcac cacacacacacacacacacatcaccgcCACCAGcagccgtcgtggccgccggtCAGCCAGCCGGGACCTGCGCAGGCCGTGCCAATCATGTCTGCACTGCACGGCCAGCGATGA